The Denticeps clupeoides chromosome 10, fDenClu1.1, whole genome shotgun sequence DNA window CCTTTTCTTTTGCACTTTCTGCCAAAGAATATTACAGTAATTCAATATGATTCTAACAGAATCAATGATTATTATTCATGAAATATTTCCAAATCTTCATTTTTGTATGACTATGATACTTGTGCATATTAAAAAagtttcacatttcacaatggtggtagtagcctagtgtgtaacacactcgcatatgaaccagaagacctaggttcaaatcccacttactaccattgtgtccctgagcaagacacttaaccctgagtgtctccagggggggactgtccctgtaactactgactgtaagtcgctctggataagggcgtctgataaatgctgtaaaaataaaaaaaaagtctgcacattgtgaaaaaagtttttttttggttaaaaaacaaaaaaaaacaaaaaaaaaaacatgtaaatgtagaattttTGTAGTGAGAAtgttatcattttaataatttaaaaatataattgctTTCTGATTTTCATAAAATATCAAACAATCATGTGAAACTTATAGAGCACAtagaaattaatatttaaattaaattgtaacaattttcattttttaataagattactgtttttatttttttttaacccaattCAGGAAATTGGATCGGGAACCTGTATCAGTAACTGGTCTGACCGGGTGGGTGGACGTCATGACGCAGGGTCTTCTGGAACATACTGCGGTCGCGACAGATCCCAGCTCTGCGAGCGCTTTCACAAAGAGCAGCAAAAGTCTGTTCCCAAGGGCTCCTTCGTCTCCCTCCTCCCGTTACCGGATATAGTTACGCTTCTCTGGTCATATTCTGCGTGCGTTTAGGGTGGCGGAAGACTGGGATAACCTCTGATGTCTGGACAGCATCAAAATAACATGAATTAGAGCCTGGAGCGACCTACTTGTGCAAGCTGCTCAAGCGAGGACGATTACTAACGTGGCCCTGAATGACAGGCAGAGCCGGACTGGACCCCGCCCGAGAGGCCGCGCACGATCTTCACGTGTTACATAACTGGAGGGAACGCGAACAGGCGAAAGCCGGCGGCTCTGAGGGTCGCGGCGACCGCGGGCGCGGGGCTGATCTGCACGTGAGGCGGGATTGCTGGGAAATCTGATTATCCCAACGCGCCGGTGCTGAGCTCATTTGGCAGAATTTCAGGAGACAGTCCAGGCTTTtaaaggccactttcatcacaTTTAAAAGCCTTCATCATGGTCCAAGGCCCTGGACATTCTGAGGGCCAGGTGCTCTactaaaaatacaatattaattgtattttagcTTAAGtagtaaatattattatttgatattaattttccttccacattCTTTTTGGTATTTTTCTAGTCTTtgacaatgttaacattttacCTGTACTTCTGCAAACCACTAggggaaatattttattttcatattgtaCTATTTGCAAGTTATTTCCAGTGGTGGTTTTTTTTCATATGGGCGACATGGGCCATTGCCGAGGGCGGAATTACCCCCTTTTCTGTTGCCCATTTTCGTTGGAGGAAGGGCGTCTGCTGATTACGACGGTGCGAGGACAGGGACTGGCAGCCGCTGAGCAGCAACTCTGAAGTAACTAGTCATTTTTCATGATATTTAAGACCTTAATTTTTAAGGCAGAGTATTTTTAAACCAATTGACCCTGTATTATTCTGGGTCACACAATCTAAATCTATTAACCAAAATTGGTTCAGACTAACTAGAAAATATTTTGTTCTCATCTATTAAATATGGTGAAAAACTGATTTATTGTATGGCAGTCATGATAATTGATATGAATTATGGACCACATCTTCTGAAGATTTACGCGCTGCTGAGTTTCTGGGCGCTGAACAGTACCTGCTGGCGAACATGACGcgaagagaagagaaggtggCGGCGTCCTCCTTCAGGGCCTTCAGTTCGTTGCGGAGCTTCACCATGGTCTCAGACACCATGCTCTTCTCGGCCTCGTATTTAGTTTTCAAGTTGGTCAGCGCCAACTCTGCCGTCTGCCGGGAAAGCAGGGTCGCAGAAGCAGGGAGGGATGTTCAGGACTTATAAATATACAGGGTTACTATACTTTTAAAGAGCAAGTGGGATCAAAACAGCAGAAATTGTGATTGATCTTTTGCTGATACACAATAACGATGCCATCAGTACTAGCTGGGGTCATATGACAAAATTTTACTATTTAAAACAAGTGACGTTACAAACGTCCGACTAGTAACTGGGTATCGTAACCCCCAACAATAAAGAGTGTAGTTTATAAGAGGGAACGGAGCCGTTTGCAAGAAACCCCGTGGCCCTGTAAAAGCGGCGTTAATTTAGAGGATGTGGCCCACAGCGAACCCAGGCTGGCGCTTTCGGAGGCCGCGTGTGACGAGTCGCCAGCCTCCGCTCTGGCAGAAACGGGTCACCCGTGCGCCTCGGGCCGGCGGCAGGTTTTCAGGCTGACCGGACATGGCACCAGTTTAAGGGGCAGTCGGCAGGGGAGAGAAGTTCTTTCATGGGTTACGCGCTACTACTGAAAAAAAGCCACATCTTATAGGCAGAGGTTtattgttcaataaaaaaagcttATTGACCTCCTAAGCGAGTTAAAATGGATAAACTGTTATCTCTCAAAGGGCAAGATTTGGACCTGAGCAATAATATACCTTGTCTGTATTATTCCCCCACTTGGACACAAACCaatagacagaaaaaaaaaaaaaaaaaaaaaatctagattatacaaatatacaaaatgttctttaaaaaattagtcttcgggatttgaaccagcaaccttcagattacgggtctgtttccttaccctctgcattaacatttacagcatttaccagacacccttatccagagcgacttacaatcagtagttacagggacagtccccccctggagacactcagggttaagtgtcttgctcagggacacgatggtagtaagtgggatttgaacctgggtcttctggtccataggcgagtgtgttacccactaggccactaccaccctctaggcctccactgcccacaGGAATATAAATTAAGcatttattttgcataaataaacaTCTCTCCTAATTATCCGGTCCCCTAAGTTAGTATTTACACTAATATTATAATGAATTGTACATACTAACTTACAATTTCTACTACAGTGATGGCAGTGCActacattatttcattatgcAACAATTACAGTAGTGTGGGGAGGAAATacgtttaaataaaaaacaacaacacaaataaatgtaaatcatagaCTGGGCCTTGTTGGTGCAGTAGGTAACGagtcagtctcataatctgaaggttgtgagttcgatcctcagaCAGGGCAGTGTTTGATttatggtggcagtggtggcctagcggttaaggaagcggccccgtaatcagaaggttgccggttcgaatcccgatccgccaaggtgccactgagcaaagcaccgtccccacacactgctccccgggcgcctgtcatggctgcccactgctcaccaagggtgatgggtcaaatacAGATTACAAAtttcaccgcgtgctgtgctgctgtgaccaACACTTCACTTTTGACTAGCGCAGCAACACAGGAGACACAGACCTGTTTGTTGGCCTTCAGGACGGTCCTGAGCGTGGCTATCTGCTCCCTCTTGGTGCTCAGCAAAGACCTGAGCTTCAGCACCTCCTCCAGCAGCGCCGCCGCGTCTCGGTCCGCCTCAGCGTTCGCGGTGCCTGGCGCGGAGGGCAGGGTGCCCTTCTTCCTGCACAAGTCTACTGCCACCTGGACacgacaaacaaacaaacaaaccaataGATTCAAACTAGGAAAGCGCAGATATTGGTGTAACGTGACTACAGCACCTGCAGCTGCTTCATCTGGCAGCGGATGACGGCCACCAGGTTCTTGACGTTGGTGGGGTCTCTGAAGTCCAGGGTGGGGGAGCCGGGGCAGCTCCCGCCGCCGGGCGAGGACTCCCCGCTGCCTCCCCCGCTCCCCGCACCGTCCACCTCGCCGCTCGGGCCGGCCCTGCCGACGAGGTCTCCGGAACGGCGGCGGCGGAGCGGCCCGTGCTGGACGTGCTGGACGTGCGGCCGCCCGGCGCGGTAGAAGTCCAGCATGACGCGGCTGGGCGTCAGGTTGCTGCAGACGCAGACGTGGTGGTAGAGGTTGGCCAGCTCCTCGGAAAACGCCAGCAGCTCCTCCTGGGCGACGCTGAGGTTGCCCTCGGAGTCGGTGGCGACGCGGCGCGTGGCGCCGATCTCCCGCTCCAGCTGGCCGATGCGCTCCTGGTCCTGCCGGCTGGCGCTGATGCACTGGCGGATCTTCTCGGCCAGCTCCTGGGCCTCGGCGCGCCAGCGCTCCTTCTCCTGCCGACAGCGCTCCTCCAGGGCGGCCGAGCGGGCGCCCGCCCCTCTCACCTCCAGCCTCAGCCGCGCCAGCTCCTCGTTGGCGGCGCGCATGCGGCACTGCAGCACCTCGGAACTCGAGGTGTCCACCTCATAATATTCGCCGTCGGCGTGGACCACCCTGAAGCCGTTTTCCACGCGGTCGCCGACCTGGCGctgcgctgtgattggctggctgGCCTCCGCGGCCTGCAGTCTCTGTAGCAGCTGCTCCGCCTTGGCCTGCTGCTCGGTGAGGGCTTCCCTGGTCAGGGTCAGCTGCTTCTGGAGGTCCTGGACGGTGCTGGTAAGCCCCGCCTTTTCACACTCGGCCTGAAAAGGGCGTGaagacacaaacaaacaagaaaattccacattttttaataaagaattcCTAAGATGCGATCATCATGTCAGTGAAACAATGAAAATTTGCATTCCGGTACCGGGATCACAATTAACAGTCCCATAAAAATATCGCTTTGTGgggttatttaacattaatacgagtttccaTAGCCTGTTGCGTGACtggtggctgtaattctgcaccaagataCAGTACTTCAGATACATTATTAAGGGACCAGaaagaccgatataaaaaaatatcgccgttaatctattcacaaagttgggttgggagctgggtctatactacgcaagctattgtgccggagttaagtGGTTACACtacatttataagtatatttcttctttcttgtgtcttttagtttcttatttcctaaagacttattttgtttttgagacctggttcgggtctcttggacacatggcgtgagttgtaagaggtgcgtggggtttgtgtgcaaaacgttatttctttcattttaatgtatgtacatattaggaatattttgcatgtgtgttattttgtgaatatttttttatgttctatattgtagagagaggtgcagaaagacgcgatgtgtgatgcgatgttctgaAGCAAcgttgcacagaaaatctcttgggtgtcagctcatcatttgtggttcaagaaacgaaatcaaaaagttacacaacgcagtagaagaaccgctacactatgatgactttcaccttgatattttagcgcggatgtatacctagccgaattgcactgtagggggcgagaacgagtcttcgaactgtgaaattaccacatcaaacgtgacgtggtaacatggatgctgCTATTTATCtaaataaacagttggtaaacacaagtacatcttattggacataatttattttcatcaccaattatcatagtagctTTCTCatgcagtttgtgatgcattttgggaacaggagatgagcccctggtctaatgcgccacctggcttgagaaacccgttctcaaacacttagtcattatttgggtagcacacatattctgaatgccttcggcagaattcaaatgagccattttaatctagattaatatagaataattttgcttactctagattaattccaagtctacagtgagattaatctagattaagaaaattaatctatgcccacctctaatatatatatatatatatataaataaataaaaaagatgtgtcatgggacctttaaaactcACACCTATTAGATGACTTGCGTGAGCTTGAACGTTTATGATTCGTAGACAACTGCCGTGCAGTGTTCTAGGTGTTGTAGAACTCAACAGGATTGtgatattataataaatacGGGCAATGTATCAATATAGTTTCCCCTTGGTCTGAAAGCATTGCGGCAATAGATGTAACGCAAACCCGCAAGACGGCATTTTTGTGACAGAACATCACTCTAGAGGGCAACTTCCTGGTACAGGATGTGGGGGGGCCTAACAGGAAGTGGCAGCTGCAGGTCTACGGCTTCAGCCTGAAAAAAGCATCATGTTACTAATAAAGCAGAGACGTAGTAGGCAtcagtgggtgtgtgtgtgtgtgtgtgaggtctacCTGAAGCAGCTGCTGTTTCAGTTTCTGGCTGTCTGAGAGATGCAGTTCGCTCAGCAGGTCAGACACCAGGCCCGGAGCAGGCGGGCGGAGGAAGACGTTGCTGTTTCTCGGCGTGGAGCAACGCTGCACGGCGTTGCCGCTGCCGGTGGAAACCTTGGATGGAGGTGGAAACCCAGGGCTGGGACCATTGTTGTAGCCACTGTCCTGGTCCTCGCACAGACGGTCCCCTCCATCCTGGCTGTCGTCCGCCTGATCCAGGTGGAGCTCTAGGTGACTGACCGAGTCGAAAGGGTTGAGAGCCATGGCTGAGAGCTCCCTCCTCAGGCTGTTCTTCTGCTCGCGCTCCTCTTTCAGAGCCTCCAGCGCCTCGTCCAGCTGCCGCTCCGCAATTTCCCTCAGGCGGCCCGCCTCCTCCAACTGTGCCCGGAGAAgctcctgttcctcctcttTATGGGTCAGTTCTAGTTTCAGGGCCTCGAACTCCACCTGTACAGAACCACAGGGAGAACATCTGCTGCAGACCTTAGCTTCaggttgcctagtgggtaacacactcgcctatggaccagaagacccaggttcaaatcccacttacgaccatcgtgtccctgagcaagacacttaaccctgagtgtctccagggggggactgtccctgtaactactgattgtaagtcgctctggataaggccgtctggtaaatgctgtaaatgtaaatcgaCACTATTAAGCTCCGCGTCACAGGCTCATGGTTAATTCCATTATGGAGCACAAACCGCACCACATAATGCGTTTTAGAACTATAACTCGTTATTTCAGTTCAACAGAACAGTAGGTCTATAGATATCATGTGTTATTTCTACACTGGCAACAACAAGGAACGCTCATGGTCAGGACACACGTGCATTCTTGCGGTACGATGAGAGTTGCAATAAACCGCTACAATCAAATCAACCCCTCCTCCATCTGGGCTTGAGTGCCGCTTCGATGCTCTGTTCCTATTGGTTGCGCATTACAACTCGCTGAGTCTCTATATACTAGCAGAAGTTATGGAATCCATAAAAAACTGGTCTTCTCACAACCTCGGTTATTGTTTCTATAATAAGCATGAATGAGCCTtaccctagcgggtaaggaagtggccccgtaatcagaaggttgccggttcgaatcccgaaccaaggtgccactgagcaaagcaccgtccccacacactgctccccgggtgcctgtcatggctgcccactgctcaccaagggtgatggttaaaagcagaggacacgtttcaccatgtcaccgtgtgctgtgctgcagtgtttcacaatgacaatcacttcactttcactttttcaccaaCATCAAATGCTTAACAAAGGCAAAAAATTCACAGCCTGATGATGTCTTCTACTTGCTACAGGACAACAGGTCCATCTACTGCTCCATTACGCACACGCCGTTCTCAACAGGACGGCATCTGGAGAAATCAGTTCGGGCGCCTGTGTCCAGCTGTCCATTCAGGGCAGCTATTGTGTGGCTGCGCCTCTGAGGGCATTTAGAGCTGAGAGGGGCAGCGGTGGGGGGACGGTCACAAGACCGCAGCTCAAATTCAGCCCACAAAGACGAGCATTATTCAGTGAGATCGGCAGAATCGCACAGACGCAGCGGCCAAATTAAAGGAAGGACATTTATTACCTTCACTTTTCTATCTGATCTAActtttcaatcacttctggactcaatccccccccAGAGTCCTtgcataaactttttttttttttttttactttatactttgacctcactcatttgcacaccttcaccctgcctgataaaacacaaaatatgtgcatgttaaagaaataaaaaaatatttatatatttggctatgtttgcaatatttgcatattggttcactgtatacttgcaatatttgcaatactctggtctgtacagtcgctaaagcatttcactgcatgtaaattacattaatcaacagttacagggacagtccccctggagacactcagggttagcaGTCAtgcgcagggacacaatggtagtaagtggtagaAATATTGGTACCAGCCAATGCCAGTTTACATTCCTAGAAAGGGCGTTACTAAATGTATAGTAGTTTCATGCGAGAAGTGAACTAGAACATGAGGATGATGGTCCTGACCTGGTTCTCCTTGAGAAGGGACACCTGTTTCTGCAGGGAGatgttctcctcctccagctcactgttgtcctgcagctgctgcagctcacGCATCTTGTACT harbors:
- the LOC114798877 gene encoding protein bicaudal D homolog 2, with protein sequence MEEEEEEEEGRMPEAEEDEGEGEGGRGLRAEVERLTLELQEATEEKLQAARYGLAVLEESAALKSRNGQLEEEQEGLRQELQQLREALADSVSSHKRAAADGESREESLLEETASKEAAMVTRMEELQTELRQTRVSWTNAVAENERLGGLSAQLKKECECLEAEKGHLRDEVKEYKMRELQQLQDNSELEEENISLQKQVSLLKENQVEFEALKLELTHKEEEQELLRAQLEEAGRLREIAERQLDEALEALKEEREQKNSLRRELSAMALNPFDSVSHLELHLDQADDSQDGGDRLCEDQDSGYNNGPSPGFPPPSKVSTGSGNAVQRCSTPRNSNVFLRPPAPGLVSDLLSELHLSDSQKLKQQLLQAECEKAGLTSTVQDLQKQLTLTREALTEQQAKAEQLLQRLQAAEASQPITAQRQVGDRVENGFRVVHADGEYYEVDTSSSEVLQCRMRAANEELARLRLEVRGAGARSAALEERCRQEKERWRAEAQELAEKIRQCISASRQDQERIGQLEREIGATRRVATDSEGNLSVAQEELLAFSEELANLYHHVCVCSNLTPSRVMLDFYRAGRPHVQHVQHGPLRRRRSGDLVGRAGPSGEVDGAGSGGGSGESSPGGGSCPGSPTLDFRDPTNVKNLVAVIRCQMKQLQVAVDLCRKKGTLPSAPGTANAEADRDAAALLEEVLKLRSLLSTKREQIATLRTVLKANKQTAELALTNLKTKYEAEKSMVSETMVKLRNELKALKEDAATFSSLRVMFASRCDQYVTQLDEMQRQLAAAEDEKKTLNSLLRMAIQQKLALTQRLEDLEAPVSPHGNGGSPRRARAKQLGTKSGRAPRSPLRSSPRSSPVLMAPGSPQGVASHLRALSRSLHGSPR